CAGGCAGGACAAAAGGGTGTATGCCCGTAGAACCCTATTCAAATACTATGCTGTCCTAAGCTTGAGAAGATGAGTAGGGAAAAGCCTACAATTCAAGAGCAAGAAAGGCAAGCACTGAAAGTGGAAAACCTGCAATTTCTGGGGTCTACGACTTATTTGTAGTAGAACTTAACAGCAATAAATCGGAAGGAGAATCCACACCGATTTTGCCTGCCCAGTTTGTAAAGGTGGCTTAAAGTTACACCGCTACATTAACGCCAAAAGAAAAAATAATTTTATTTCTAATGGCGAATGATGGTTAAAAGTGCCGTAAAATCACCAAAATTAATGTCTCTGACAAGTATGGCCACTAATCTGTTGTGGGTAACCATAATGGAACTGCTTGGGCTTAACTATCAGTAGAAATTGACTCCTCATCGTAGGGTTCTGAGCAGCTCTATGCCGATGCTAAAAAGCCAGATGCTAGCATGAAACGTAATTGTTTATCAGTTCGGAGAGAGTAAGGAAAATTTGAGCATAATGACTGAAACTGCAACCGCCCCATTAACCGGAAAAGCTCTACTTGCTAAAGTAAAAGAACTTTCCACTTTACCACGCCGAGAAAGAGCTAAGCAGTGCGGCTATTACACTGTTACTAAGAATAACCAAGTTCGTGTCAATCTCACTGATTTTTATGACGCTTTGCTGTCGGCTAGAGGAATTCCTCTAAGTCCAGAAGCACCTAAAGATGGTCGTGGTCGTGAACCGACGTATCGCGTTAGCGTTCATCAAAACGGTCAGATTGTAATTGGTGCAACATATACCAAAGCAATGGGCTTAAAGCCTGGAGATGAATTTGAAATTAGGCTGGGATACAAGCATATTCACTTGATTCAACTTGGTGAAAGTGATAAAAAAGAAACCCTACAAGACATAGATGACGTGGAAGAATCGGACGAAGAAGATTTGGACGAAGAGGAGTAAATTTTTCTGAAGTAGAGACTCAGTTTCAAGTAAATGCTTGATAACTTGTCTCTACTCATACAGGAAACGAGTACTTCTATTTTGATAATTTTGTCTCAGCCAAAAATACGATTAGACCCCTTGCAGAATTCAAAAATTCTAGTAGAGTCTTGATTAACAAGTAATCTATTTAGCAAGAAGTCTAACGTGTTTTTTTTGTCTATTTTGAAACCGCTGTTTAAACCTTCAGTTAACGCCTTACTGACATTTATGGAAGATGCATCAGTACTAGTTATAGTACTGACATTTTTTGTTTTCTGGGTAGGATGCTGGTTGCCAGTGGCAGGAATATTAGCAATATTCCTCAATTGGCAACCAAATAAACCTGTGCAGCCAGAGCAAAAGATACCTTTATTGGTGTCTCTTTACCTATTAGCTCCCCTAATTCTTTGGGGAGTTAATTGGCTGTCTAAGAAATCTTTCTCTGATTATGGCTTTATAGTAAATATTTCAACTTTAAGTTCTTTAGGGCTAGGTTTAGGCTTGGGCGTGCTGAGTCTAGTCGTTGTCTTTAGTGGGCAATTATGGCTGGGTTGGTGTTCTTTTCAAAAGTCAAACATCAAGCTAGTGTTACCCATTTTTTTACCAATTTTGTTAATAGCATTGTTAGTCGCTGCTATAGAAGAGTTAGTTTTTCGGGGTTTTCTGTTTACAGAATTAGAGCAAGATTATCCAATTTGGCTAGCAGCAGTAATTTCTAGCTTAATTTTTGCCTTGCTACACTTGGTTTGGGAGCAGCGCGAAACCATACCTCAAATTCCTGGACTGTGGTTAATGGGAATGGTGTTGGTATTAGCACGGTTTTTTGATAGCGGCAATTTAGGTGTAGCTTGGGGACTGCACGCAGGATGGGTATGGGCGATCGCTACTATAGACACAGCAGGACTGATTACTTACACAGATAAAGTTTCAGATTGGGTTACTGGTAAGAACAAAAAACCTTTAGCTGGTGTAGCAGGAATTATTTGCATATTAGGAACTGGAGCGATGATCTGGTTTTTCTTGTAAAAAAGATTGGGCATGGGGTATTGGGCAGAGAAGCAGAAAAGCACAGAATAAATTTTGAATTTTAAATTGACTTATCCGCAAGCCCCTTCTGCCTTTTAGAAGTCCACAGCCCTGATTTTTGAGATAGCGTTAATCTGTGGTTACAAATTATAACCGCTGAAATACGTCCAGACATGACAATGATTTGGGATAATTATCTGCGTCCATCAGCGGAAAGTTTGTTGATGCTTCGTAGCTTAAAGCAGGGTGCATCGGTTTTCGAAAAGTGTGAGTAAAGGCACAGTCTTTACTGAGAACTTTAAGAAACGCCAGAACTTTCCCAGACAACGTTGATCTGTGGTTCCAACTTGCAAACGCTGAAATACGTTGATGATTTTGAGAAATTATTTGCGTGTATCAGTTTACTCTGTGGCAGTCCTTCGTCGGATATATTCTACGGAGCCACTGCTGTGGTGAAGCAGTTGCCTGCAACGGGAAACCGTTTTAGGGCTGGATTCATCGCCTTGGGGGAGTCTCAATTTGCAGTTCAAAATCCACAATCCACAATTCACCAAGGGTCATGGGTTCTGAAAATTTGTCACACGATACACTAGCCGAACAACTGCTGGAACTGGCCATAAAATCTGGAGCAGAAGCTGCTGAGGTGTATCAGTCGCGATCGCTTTCTCGACCAGTATTTTTTGAAGCAAATCGGCTCAAGCAGCTAGAAACCAGTCAATCTGAAGGCACAGCACTGCGGCTGTGGCGAAACGGATGTCCAGGACTCACGGTGGCTTACGGTTCTGTCCCTCCGGAGGTGCTGGTAGAACGAGCGATCGCTTTGAGTCAACTTAATCAGCCGGAACCAGTGGAATTAGGTACTAACTTTCAGCCATCCTACCCAGATTTAGGAAAAAGTGTGCCTATAGAGGTTTTGGTAGATTGGGGCAAAGAAGCGATCGCCCTGATTCGCGATGCCTATCCAGATGTTTTATGTAACAGTGACTGGGAATGTGATGTTGAAACTACCAGACTTGTCAACACTAAAGGTTTAGATTGTCACTACACTGACACAACCCTTAGTTGCTATATGTCGGCAGAATGGGTACGCGGTGATGATTTCTTGAGTGTTTCCGATGGTCAAACCCAGCGGGGCGAACTGCAACCTGAAAGAGTAGCTAACCAAATTTTACAACGGTTAATTTGGTCAAGAGAAAACGTTCCATCCCCTACTGGTCGCGTTCCAGTCTTGTTTACTTCTAAAGCTGCTGATATGCTTTGGGGAACTGTCCAAGCTGCTTTAAGCGGTAAGCGAGTCTTGGAAGCAGCTTCTCCTTGGGCAGAACGCCTGGGTAAACCAGTAATTGCACCCACCCTCACCCTTTATCAAGATCCTGAAGCTGGCCCTTACAGTTGCCCTTTTGATGATGAAGGCACTCCTACTGAGTCTTTAATGTTTATCGAAAACGGAATATTACGGCATTTCTATTGCGATCGCACTACTGGCCGTCAATTGGGTATTAGCACAACTGGGAATGGTTTTCGCCCTGGTTTGGGTAGCTATCCTACTCCTGGTTTATTTAATTTCTTGATCCAGCCTGGTTCTGCATCGCTACACGATTTAATTCAACAACTGGATGATGGCTTGATTGTGGATCAAATGCTCGGTAGTGGTAGCGGTATTTCTGGAGATTTTTCCATCAATGTCGACTTAGGCTACCGTGTGCAAAATGGTCGCGTCATTGGGCGCGTTAAAGATACGATGGTTGCTGGTAACGTTTACACAGCTCTCAAACAAGTAGTTACACTTGGTGGTGATGCTGATTGGAACGGTTCTTGTTATACTCCATCTCTGATAGTAGAAGGATTATCTACAACGGGTAGGAGTTGAGGGACTGGGGACTGGTGATTGGGGACTGGTGATTGGGGACTAGGGACTAGGGATTGGGAGCGAAAGAGTGAAGTTTTCATACTTCATTAATAAGGTTCAAACGTTCATTAACGGAGTTTCGAGCTTCATTAATGAGGTTCAGATACCAACTGCTGTCATTCATATATCTTCCCTGCCCCAATCCCTAGTCCCTAGCCCCCAGTCCCCAGTCCCCAATCCCCAATCCCCAATCCCCAGCCCCCAATCCCCAAAATTATGTCGCCTTCTGTTGTGATTCAGCGCTTTCGCATTTGGTGGCAGCCGAGAAGAGGTTTAGCGATCGCAGAAGCTTCTGTTATCGGTTTGGTGGCAGCCCTATCAGCGGTTTTTCTGAAAGTAGGATCGGGATGGCTGGGAACATGGCGAGTCCACAGTGCTGACCTTTTACCAGCATGGCTGGCTTTACCAGCAATTGGTCTTGGCTTTGGGTATCTAGCTGGTTTATTGGTGGAGAGGTTGGCCCCAGAGGCGGTAGGTAGCGGTATTCCCCACGTTAAGGCCAGTCTTGCTAATGTGCCAGTTACACTATCCTGGCGTGTGGCAGTTGTCAAGTTAGTCAGTTCAATTATTGCCTTGGGTTCAGGGATAACTTTAGGACGGCAAGGCCCCACTGTCCAAGTAGGGGCAGCTTTAGCCGCAGGCATGAGTCGCTGGGTTCCAACTTCCCCAGATCATCGGCGGCAAATGATTGCTGCTGGTGCAGGTGCGGGTTTAGCAGCTGCTTTCAATGCCCCGATCGCGGGTGTATTGTTTATTGTCGAAGAGTTACTTCAAGATTTATCAGGACTGACCTTGGGAACCGCTATTATTGCCTCATTTATTGGTGGGGTGATATCCCGGATGTTGGGTGGTGGCAGTCTGGATCTTAACTTGCAATTTACACAGTCTTTAAGCAGGTTTTCCATTCCCGAAATTCCCTTTTTCCTGCTGTTGGGTATCATGGCGGGGTTGCTGGGTGCATTGTTTAACCGTGGGTTAATTTTCAGTATTCAATTTTACAAGAGATTACACATTAGCTTGCCCCTACGGGTGGCTTTAGCTGGATTTGTTTCTGGTATTGTCGTGGCAATGCTCCCTGTTTCTTTCCGTAACAATACTGGTTTAAGAGAATACTTTATTACTGCTGATAATGATCCTACTTTAGCAGCGATCGCTTTTGCAGCTCAGTTTATCCTGACTTTAGTAGCATTTGGTTCAGGAGCGCCTGGAGGGTTATTTGCTCCTAGTCTGATCTTGGGTTCTTGCTTAGGACACATAGTTGGGATATGCGAATCCTATGTATTGGGAGAAGGTTCGCTAACTACCTATGCTTTAGCGGGTATGGGCGGATTTTTTAGTGCTGTTTCTAAAGTACCAATCACGGCAATTGTGATTGTATTTGAGATGACTACAGACTTCAATCTGGTACTACCTTTGATGATTGTGTCTGTAGCAGCGTATTTAGTTGCAGATAAAGTAGTGCCTGGTTCGCTTTATGAGAAACTTTTGGAATTGAACGGCATTAATCTCGCAAAACAACTTCCTATAGAGGGGACATTAACCAAGTTAACAGCAAAAGATGTAATGCAGGAACGGGTGGAAACTCTAGATGCAGAGATGAGCTTGGATGAAGCGATGCAAGCTTTTGCCCGTTCTCACCATCGCGGTTTCCCAGTAGTGGAAGACAGCAAACTGGTAGGAATTGTAACGCAAACAGATTTGCTAAAAATCCGCGAACGCAATCTAGCAAGTGATATTTCCTTAAAGGAAATTATGACGCCCACACCGATGACGGTAACACCGAGCTATACCTTGGGCAATGTACTGTATTTACTTGATCGCTATCAAATTAGTCGTTTACCAGTGTTGGATGGACGAAAACTGATTGGGATTATTACCCGTGCAGATATTATCCGAGCAGAAGCAGACCATCTCAATTGTGAAAACGATACTCCAGGGCCACAACCAGAACCTTCTTATGTAGTTTACCAAACGCGATCGCCTAGTGTTGGCAGAGGGAGATTATTAGTACCGATAGCTAATCCAGAAACAGCACGTATCTTGTTGCAAATGGCAACAGCTATTGCTCGCGATCGCTATTACGAAATAGAGTGTGTGCAAGTGATAGTAGTGTCACGCCGTAGTTCCCCAGCAGAAACCCAGGTAAGAACAGCAAAAAGTCGTCGTTTGCTCAGACAAGCAGAAGTTTTAGCAAGAAAGTGGAAAATTCCCCTGCATACTCAAATTCGAGTTACTCACGATGTAGCGCAAGCAATTTTAGAGATAATTAACGAACAACATATAGATTTGATTTTAATGGGATGGAAAGGTAATACTTCCACCCCTGGTCGTATTTTTGGCAATGTTGTAGACACAGTAATTCGCCAAGCTACCTGTGAAGTTGTTTTAGTTAAATTAGGCAAAAGTCAGGCCAAAGGAGTCGAAGAACTTCCCCCACTCTCCCACTCCCCCACTCTCCCACTCCCCCACTCTCCCACTCCCCCACTCTCCCACTCTCCCACTCCCCCACTCCCCCACTCTCCCACTCCCCCACTCCCCCACTCCCCCACTCCCCCACTCTCCCACTCCCCAATTCAACAGCTGGCTAGTACCAATGGCTGGTGGGCCGAATGCGCGATTGGCGATTAAGTTATTACCTGCTTTAGTAACTTTGGGTAACAATCCACAAATTCGCCTCACACGGGTGTTTAAACTATCTGAGTTAAAGCCAGATATGACAGTTTTAGAACAAGCTATTAGCCAACTGATGCGTAGCGGTAAATTGTCAAATACTGTAGTTGCTCTCCCAGTTCAAGCTGATTCGGTTTCCGAGGGAGTGATTAATTTAGTCAAAACTGAAGGTTACGATGTTGTCGTTTTAGGTGCTTCTCGCGAGGGATTATTACAGCAAGCAATTCAAGGTAATATTCCCGAAGCGATCGCTTCGGGTATAGAGAGTACAGTGATTTTAGTCCGAGGGGCAATTAATAATTAAAATGAGAACCTAATACCAATTTGAAAAAAGAATGCGACAAATAGACCATTTGTAGAGACGCGATTCATCGCGTCTTCTTCATCCAACGATGTGTTGCAACCATTCATTGAATTGGTATAAGCCGTGAGAAGAATACCAGAAAATAAACAAAGCCCGCGATCGCAGGCTTCAAAGCAAAATTATTTTAAGCACTCAAAAGATTAAAAGTTAGAACGTGAACCTGGAGTACCTACAACATCACGGTTACCATAACTCGCGGTTTCATCGTGTTTGCGGCTCTTGCGACCCAATAACCCAAATAAACCTAGCAAACCTAGCAAACCCCAATCGCCGTCTTGATAATTTCCATCAGTAGCTTGGCGGTCTGTGGTAGTGGTTGTAGCAGTTCCATCAGTAGTGCTACTTGTTTGAGCAGAAGCCGGCACAATTGTGGGCAGAGTGGCTAAACTTAATGCTATAGCGCTAATTCCGAGAACTTTAGAGACATTAAAGCGTTTCACGATCACATTCCTCAATTAAATTACTGTAAGCAATAGATACAGCTTATTAAGTTTCGGCAATAATCGGGTCAACCTTTAGCTGGAAATGTATATCAGCTAAAAGGTGCATCTGTGAGTAAACAAACAAGCATTATGGTAGGAATTGCTCACAATAAACGGGAAAAACAATATTTTCACAATATTTTTAAGACGATCGCTTCAGAACACTTTTACCAAAGCTCATCTGGTTTAAGGAATTAGTACGATCGCACTGGTGGATTTTGACATAGTGATAAAAGTAGACATTCCCAAACAAGGCGTGGCTGGGCGTAACAAAGTAAAAACTTACGCACCTGTTCTAGCTGCTTGATAATGCTAGCTTCATGGCACTCCTGCCAGTAAGACTGTTGAAGATAATCGACTAACCACAGTTGTGCTTCTGTATCTAAATCCCGATCAATTTTCTTAGCTAACTCCAAGGCTTTGCGGTGAGACGAAGGCACTTTTGCCAAGTCTTGGAGTAATTCTGGAGGTATTTCTTGTAATTGTTTGTAAGATGCGATCGCATTACCAGGACTGCCAGCAGCTATACTCAACACTGCCTGATGTTGCAATAGTTCCTGATTGCCTATTTGAGTTAATACCTGAGTCAAAGATTGTGTATCTAAGCGATAAAAAGGAATGCGTTGACAACGTGAAACTAAGGTTGGCAACACAGACTCAGGTGAAGGTGCAATTAAAATTAATGTTGCCTGTCCTGGTTCTTCTAAAGTTTTGAGCAAAGCATTCGCTGCGGATTCTGCCATTGTTTGAGCTTCCTCTAACACCACCAAATTCCTCGGTGCTTCCAAAGGCGGACGACTCAGAAACTCAGTAATTTTCCGAATCTGCTCTAACCTAATTACAGGTGGGGCTTTACGCTTGAGTCCTTTTTCTGCTGCTTCAGTAGCTGTCAGTATTTGTCCCTGGTGTTGATAAGTTGGTTGCACCCACAATAAATCAGGGTGATTGCCTTGACGTAAACGATTTTGTATAGAAGAAATTAATTGCGGCGCGACAAAACTAGAAAACAGTAACTCTATAAAACACCGTGCTGCTAAACTTCGTCCTACACCATCTGGCCCCACAAATAGATAAGCAGGGGCAACCCGATTTTGTCGAACAGCTTGGGTAAGTAATTCTATTGCTTGCTTTTGTCCTATAAGTTGTAGAAACGGGTCAGTAGTCATTTGTAAAGCAATGTCGTAATTAAGCAGAAGCTAAAATTTAAGAGTCAAAATAAGACAATTTTGTATCAATATTTTGTTCTAAGTAGTTATATTATGTCCGGCAAATTGCCCCAGATGCTTTGGGTGGTAGGTATTACGTTGATTCCGCTTGTTTTAACCGGCTGTGAACAAATGATTGAGTATTTGCCACCCTTGCCCAGAATCGAAGTGCCATCAAGTAAACCGCTACAGTCACCACTTCCTGCACAATCTGGCAACACTGCTCAAATAGAGACAGCAGTACGTCAACGCATTAACAAAGTACGGCAAACAAAAGGTCTGCAACCGCTAGACAACAATGAGAGACTAGCACAAGTAGCCCGAAACTACAGTCGGCAAATGGCAGAAAAAAACTTCTTCAGTCACACTGGTGCTGATGGTAGCGATTTGCAAGACCGAGTACGTGCTGGTGGCATCTCTTACTGGATGGTAGGGGAAAATCTGTTTAAAAGTACCAATGTTCCTCAACCTGTACCAGTAGCAGTTGATGGTTGGATGAAAAGCCCCGGACACCGAGAGAATATTCTTCGTCCAGTTTTCAGAGAAACGGGTGTGGGAGTTTGGCGAGTTGACAATACTTATTACATTACACAACTGTTTTTGCGCCGTTAGATAGTAATGTGTTGTGTTTTTAATTTGTACATTAAGACGACAGGGGGCCAAGAGGGTTTGTAGGTTTTGCCTAAAATCATAATGATGCAACTTGTAAGCACGACAACTGATTAGCAAAAAGGCAAATTGTTTTCTCAAACCCCAGTTTGCGTTCTCAAAACCTTTGATTGCTTTCTCAAAAGCTCTGTTTTATTTCTGATTTCAGTATATTCAGCAAGCATTTACAGATATTGCTTTCTCAAACTGGGGTTTGCTTACTCATTTCAGTATATTCAGCAAGCATTTACAGATATTGCTTTCTCAAACTGGGGTTTGCTTACTCATTTCAGTATATTCAGCAAGCATTTACAGATATTGCTTTCTCAAACTGGAGTTTGCTTACTCATTTCAGTATATT
This region of Nostoc sp. UHCC 0302 genomic DNA includes:
- the holB gene encoding DNA polymerase III subunit delta' produces the protein MTTDPFLQLIGQKQAIELLTQAVRQNRVAPAYLFVGPDGVGRSLAARCFIELLFSSFVAPQLISSIQNRLRQGNHPDLLWVQPTYQHQGQILTATEAAEKGLKRKAPPVIRLEQIRKITEFLSRPPLEAPRNLVVLEEAQTMAESAANALLKTLEEPGQATLILIAPSPESVLPTLVSRCQRIPFYRLDTQSLTQVLTQIGNQELLQHQAVLSIAAGSPGNAIASYKQLQEIPPELLQDLAKVPSSHRKALELAKKIDRDLDTEAQLWLVDYLQQSYWQECHEASIIKQLEQVRKFLLCYAQPRLVWECLLLSLCQNPPVRSY
- a CDS encoding WGxxGxxG family protein → MKRFNVSKVLGISAIALSLATLPTIVPASAQTSSTTDGTATTTTTDRQATDGNYQDGDWGLLGLLGLFGLLGRKSRKHDETASYGNRDVVGTPGSRSNF
- a CDS encoding AbrB family transcriptional regulator — its product is MTETATAPLTGKALLAKVKELSTLPRRERAKQCGYYTVTKNNQVRVNLTDFYDALLSARGIPLSPEAPKDGRGREPTYRVSVHQNGQIVIGATYTKAMGLKPGDEFEIRLGYKHIHLIQLGESDKKETLQDIDDVEESDEEDLDEEE
- a CDS encoding TldD/PmbA family protein; this translates as MGSENLSHDTLAEQLLELAIKSGAEAAEVYQSRSLSRPVFFEANRLKQLETSQSEGTALRLWRNGCPGLTVAYGSVPPEVLVERAIALSQLNQPEPVELGTNFQPSYPDLGKSVPIEVLVDWGKEAIALIRDAYPDVLCNSDWECDVETTRLVNTKGLDCHYTDTTLSCYMSAEWVRGDDFLSVSDGQTQRGELQPERVANQILQRLIWSRENVPSPTGRVPVLFTSKAADMLWGTVQAALSGKRVLEAASPWAERLGKPVIAPTLTLYQDPEAGPYSCPFDDEGTPTESLMFIENGILRHFYCDRTTGRQLGISTTGNGFRPGLGSYPTPGLFNFLIQPGSASLHDLIQQLDDGLIVDQMLGSGSGISGDFSINVDLGYRVQNGRVIGRVKDTMVAGNVYTALKQVVTLGGDADWNGSCYTPSLIVEGLSTTGRS
- a CDS encoding CAP domain-containing protein translates to MSGKLPQMLWVVGITLIPLVLTGCEQMIEYLPPLPRIEVPSSKPLQSPLPAQSGNTAQIETAVRQRINKVRQTKGLQPLDNNERLAQVARNYSRQMAEKNFFSHTGADGSDLQDRVRAGGISYWMVGENLFKSTNVPQPVPVAVDGWMKSPGHRENILRPVFRETGVGVWRVDNTYYITQLFLRR
- a CDS encoding CPBP family intramembrane glutamic endopeptidase — translated: MFFLSILKPLFKPSVNALLTFMEDASVLVIVLTFFVFWVGCWLPVAGILAIFLNWQPNKPVQPEQKIPLLVSLYLLAPLILWGVNWLSKKSFSDYGFIVNISTLSSLGLGLGLGVLSLVVVFSGQLWLGWCSFQKSNIKLVLPIFLPILLIALLVAAIEELVFRGFLFTELEQDYPIWLAAVISSLIFALLHLVWEQRETIPQIPGLWLMGMVLVLARFFDSGNLGVAWGLHAGWVWAIATIDTAGLITYTDKVSDWVTGKNKKPLAGVAGIICILGTGAMIWFFL
- a CDS encoding chloride channel protein, whose protein sequence is MSPSVVIQRFRIWWQPRRGLAIAEASVIGLVAALSAVFLKVGSGWLGTWRVHSADLLPAWLALPAIGLGFGYLAGLLVERLAPEAVGSGIPHVKASLANVPVTLSWRVAVVKLVSSIIALGSGITLGRQGPTVQVGAALAAGMSRWVPTSPDHRRQMIAAGAGAGLAAAFNAPIAGVLFIVEELLQDLSGLTLGTAIIASFIGGVISRMLGGGSLDLNLQFTQSLSRFSIPEIPFFLLLGIMAGLLGALFNRGLIFSIQFYKRLHISLPLRVALAGFVSGIVVAMLPVSFRNNTGLREYFITADNDPTLAAIAFAAQFILTLVAFGSGAPGGLFAPSLILGSCLGHIVGICESYVLGEGSLTTYALAGMGGFFSAVSKVPITAIVIVFEMTTDFNLVLPLMIVSVAAYLVADKVVPGSLYEKLLELNGINLAKQLPIEGTLTKLTAKDVMQERVETLDAEMSLDEAMQAFARSHHRGFPVVEDSKLVGIVTQTDLLKIRERNLASDISLKEIMTPTPMTVTPSYTLGNVLYLLDRYQISRLPVLDGRKLIGIITRADIIRAEADHLNCENDTPGPQPEPSYVVYQTRSPSVGRGRLLVPIANPETARILLQMATAIARDRYYEIECVQVIVVSRRSSPAETQVRTAKSRRLLRQAEVLARKWKIPLHTQIRVTHDVAQAILEIINEQHIDLILMGWKGNTSTPGRIFGNVVDTVIRQATCEVVLVKLGKSQAKGVEELPPLSHSPTLPLPHSPTPPLSHSPTPPLPHSPTPPLPHSPTPPLSHSPIQQLASTNGWWAECAIGD